GGGCCCTGGCCCTTTTGGAGGAGTACGGCCTTTTGGAGAAGGCCCACGTGGAGGTGCGCCACCTCTCCCGGGGGATGCAGCAGAAGCTGGCCCTTCTCCAAGCCCTGGTGCACGACCCGGAAGTGCTCCTCCTGGACGAACCCACCTTAGGTCTAGACGTGGAGACGGCGCTTCTGGTGCAGGAAAAGATCCGCGCCCTGGCCCAGGCGGGCAAGGCCATCCTCCTCACCACCCACCAGCTGGAGGTGGCGGAGGCCCTGGCCCACCGGGTGGCCATCGTGCACAAGGGGCGCCTGGTCCTGGAGGGGGAGAAGGCGGGGATCCTCAGGCGCTTCGCCGGGGACCACTACGTGATCGAGCCGGAAGGCCCCCTGCCGGCGGAGGTCTTGGCCCGGCTTAGGGCGCTCGGGGTGGAGGGGGAGGGGCCCTTCCTCTACCGGGGGGACGGGGCGGGGCTTTGGCGGGTCCTCGAGGCCCTGAAGCCCCACCCCCTGAGGCGGGTGGCCCGGGCGGAGACGGGGCTTCTGGAGGTGTTCTTGGAGGTGGTGGGGCGTGCTTGACCTCTTTTTGGCCGAGCTCTACCGGAGCTTCCTCGGGCTCCGCCGCTACCCCCTGGACTTCCTGGGGGGGCTTGTGACCCTAAGCCTCATCTTCTACCTCCTCTTCGCTGGGGCGAGGCTCCTGGCGGGGCCTGGGGTGGAGTTCGGGGCGAGGCTGGAGGGGGTTTTGGTGGGGTACCTCCTCTGGACCTTCACCCTCTCCGCCTACAACGGCCTGAGCTTCGTCCTCATGGAGGAGGCCCGCACGGGCACCCTGGAGCAGCTCTTCCTCACCCCCTACGGCCCCACCCGCCTCCTCCTCCTGCGCCAGGCGGCGGACCTCTTCGGCCAGGGGGTCTTCGTCCTCACCCTGGGCCTCGTCCTGGCCCTCCTCACCGGGGCCCGCCCGGCCCTGACCCCTGGGGTTTTGCTCCCGGCTTTGGCCGTCCTCCTTGGGGGGTACGGCCTGGGGCTCCTCATGGGGAGCCTGGCCCTGCTTTTTAAGCGGGTAGAGCAGCTTCTGGGCCTTTCCCAGTTCCTCCTCCTCATCCCCCTCCAGGCCCCGGGGGAGGGGGTTTGGGCCCTTCTCCCCTTGGCCCCGGGGGCCGCCTTGGTGCGGGGGATGATGGCCCACGGAACCCCCTTGGAGCCCCTGCCCCTCCTCCTCGCCTGGGCCAACGGCCTGGCCTACCTTCTCCTCGGGCTTGGGGCCTTCCGCAGGGCGGTCCGGCGGGCCAAGGCGCG
The sequence above is drawn from the Thermus oshimai DSM 12092 genome and encodes:
- a CDS encoding ABC transporter ATP-binding protein, whose amino-acid sequence is METPYLVAQDLWKRFGGLEAVRGVSLVLRPGEVLAFLGPNGAGKTTTVKMAASLLLPDRGEVRLLGQDPFKNPWALRHLGAVLEGNRNTYWRLTPLENLLYFGVARGLRLGVARRRALALLEEYGLLEKAHVEVRHLSRGMQQKLALLQALVHDPEVLLLDEPTLGLDVETALLVQEKIRALAQAGKAILLTTHQLEVAEALAHRVAIVHKGRLVLEGEKAGILRRFAGDHYVIEPEGPLPAEVLARLRALGVEGEGPFLYRGDGAGLWRVLEALKPHPLRRVARAETGLLEVFLEVVGRA